The Chryseobacterium geocarposphaerae genome window below encodes:
- a CDS encoding phage tail protein, whose translation MALLYPPTSFSFIVNGISTTEGIDSRFQSISGLSTEIPTEEYAEGGENRFTHQLPLRPKYPNLVLKRGLIVSSGLISWCRNAMENFEFEPRDLIITLSGGLQSTAPLMVWNVVGAYPVKWEVSEFNAEESKLAIETIELKYRYFTIPSSLASLGL comes from the coding sequence ATGGCTCTTTTATATCCTCCAACCAGTTTCTCTTTTATTGTTAATGGGATCTCGACAACAGAGGGTATTGACTCCAGATTTCAATCGATCTCCGGTTTATCAACAGAAATTCCAACTGAAGAATATGCCGAAGGAGGCGAAAACAGATTTACTCATCAGCTTCCTTTGAGACCAAAATATCCTAATTTAGTTCTTAAACGTGGATTGATCGTAAGTTCCGGATTGATCAGCTGGTGCAGAAATGCGATGGAAAACTTCGAGTTCGAACCAAGAGATCTGATCATTACCCTTTCAGGAGGTCTACAATCTACAGCACCTTTAATGGTTTGGAATGTAGTTGGAGCATATCCTGTAAAATGGGAAGTTTCAGAATTCAACGCAGAAGAAAGCAAACTTGCTATTGAAACCATAGAACTGAAATACAGATATTTCACAATACCCTCATCATTAGCAAGCTTAGGCTTGTAA
- a CDS encoding phage tail sheath family protein → MNYKTPGVYVEEIAKFPPSVAQVETAIPAFIGYTTQGPKNEPTRISSMLEYETIFGKAKDEGGEISISIEDTVVTATYGNKFGTFKMYYAMQMYFANGGGPCYIVSAGLYPSDGVAKQPDLKASLDTLEKEDEPTLIIFPDAEALAAADAYQLYNLALDQAEDLKDRFVIMDVLGDVSTFRTAGPSSGPSGERLKYGAAYYPKLETVLNYGFEDKSVKIASYKEKDNSGTLVNVTMPVNQDNLAWLKTTNSDFYNQAKKLIESKKLVLAPSSAMAGVYAKVDSTSGVFKAPANVGLNYVVAPTVKISHEDQESLNVDPTAGKSINAIRTFTGKGTLVWGARTLDGNSNEWRYISVRRFFNMVEESVKKATERFVFEPNTANTWIRVQTMIENFLNQQWQDGALAGSKPEEAYYVSVGLNKTMSAQDILEGKMNIEIGMAAVRPAEFIVLRFSHKLQEA, encoded by the coding sequence ATGAATTACAAAACACCTGGAGTCTACGTAGAGGAAATTGCAAAATTCCCACCCTCTGTAGCACAAGTAGAAACGGCTATTCCTGCTTTTATTGGATATACAACACAAGGGCCAAAAAATGAACCGACAAGAATCTCTTCTATGTTAGAGTACGAAACAATTTTCGGAAAAGCAAAAGATGAAGGTGGAGAAATCTCTATTTCAATTGAGGATACTGTTGTCACTGCAACTTACGGAAATAAATTCGGTACTTTCAAAATGTACTATGCTATGCAAATGTATTTTGCAAACGGTGGCGGACCATGTTATATCGTTTCTGCAGGATTATACCCATCAGATGGAGTAGCGAAACAGCCTGATTTAAAAGCAAGTCTTGATACATTGGAAAAAGAAGACGAGCCAACTCTTATTATTTTCCCGGATGCTGAAGCTTTAGCTGCGGCAGATGCTTATCAATTGTATAATCTGGCTTTAGATCAGGCAGAAGATTTGAAAGACAGATTCGTTATTATGGATGTTCTTGGAGATGTTTCTACATTTAGAACTGCGGGTCCTAGTTCTGGACCAAGTGGTGAGCGTTTAAAATATGGAGCAGCTTATTACCCAAAATTAGAGACAGTTTTAAACTATGGCTTTGAAGATAAATCTGTTAAAATAGCTAGCTATAAAGAAAAAGATAATTCAGGAACTCTTGTAAATGTTACAATGCCTGTAAATCAAGATAATTTAGCATGGTTAAAAACAACAAACTCAGATTTCTACAACCAAGCTAAAAAATTAATTGAGTCTAAAAAATTAGTATTAGCCCCATCATCTGCAATGGCAGGAGTATATGCTAAAGTAGACAGTACTTCCGGAGTATTTAAAGCTCCAGCTAATGTTGGGCTTAATTATGTAGTAGCTCCTACCGTAAAAATTTCTCACGAAGACCAGGAAAGTCTTAACGTAGATCCAACTGCTGGAAAATCAATCAACGCGATCAGAACGTTCACAGGAAAAGGAACCTTGGTTTGGGGAGCAAGAACCTTAGACGGAAACAGCAATGAATGGAGATATATCTCCGTACGTCGTTTCTTCAACATGGTGGAAGAATCTGTGAAAAAAGCTACAGAACGTTTCGTTTTCGAGCCGAATACAGCCAATACATGGATCCGTGTACAGACTATGATCGAGAATTTCCTGAATCAGCAGTGGCAGGACGGAGCTTTGGCAGGAAGTAAGCCTGAAGAAGCGTATTACGTAAGTGTAGGTTTAAACAAAACCATGTCAGCTCAGGATATCCTGGAAGGAAAAATGAACATCGAAATCGGTATGGCAGCAGTACGTCCGGCTGAATTTATTGTCCTTCGTTTTTCACACAAATTACAGGAAGCATAA
- a CDS encoding baseplate J/gp47 family protein, which translates to MKKTDTFSHYREGKSQMQRFLAELDPGNLELHDFDLFDWLLFANNFAKRVKYFDKDDNTTPKGNWGNFFLGDDDTDTIPRRESVEYKSMKKQVADLISQFEQDSNLTPHLTLFVCFLKLLDFSKKAFNNLTKRHLDFYYNEILQIEKNDAKEDKVYVIFELAKKAIQERIPSGTLLDGDKDANGKKRIYKTGEELIANQAKVVELKSFLNDVEKGELKMAPVADTADGLGDKLPEDSNYWWPFGYNSDETISGKSIYKELPTAKLGFSVASSLFELNEGERTVTLTIDFNKNSAQKFQGLSAGDIENNIKVLCSGEKEWLSGMPLRCIRKSADQLVLSFTLTKEAPAVVKYNQDVLLQTFQTDFPVVRFMIEGPQYYDIYEALAEKSVKNVEVAVDVKGVRSLQIENDSSSLNAEKPYYPFTAQPVKGSNFYIKYPEMFSKKWENAAIIINWKNTPDSITNLYRGYVIQPNQNISVKQFESLEGPSVVRSDAYFTADTAILEKEVWREKGNNIELFRKMENGYQTQFSILNTSTDPGTSEAIRLTLNQSALQDVYPKLYTLALSSDPGKNKLVPNEPYIPFAEDIELSYSAREIAYSYLDKDSNGKAAKSKGVQLYHEDVFGQYEKETETKSIVPVHENGGELYIGLEAVPQTTVSLLIQMLEGSENPLVDTFDEKEFIEWHILSGNTWIDLSQSMLKNETRKFLESGIVKFKIPKDINTSHTRFTDGLVWIRAKSRRSYDAVCKVQGIYSQAVLATFQNQDNDLSHLNNGLEANTIKKLITRVPQVKSVNQPYNSFDGKYKEADAEFYRRVSERLRHKHRAITQWDYESLVLQEFPEVFKVKCLNHTSETSYMAPGHVTLMVVPNIKNKNAFDIYQPRVSRASLNRIQNYVNELNTMHVTAQVINPNYKEAKIEARVKFFEQYDETFYIRQLDEDIKKYISPWAFTDSKDIDFNVELNVNQLVSYLEQLYYVDYIDEIKILVNNVLQRQSLIEVDPKSILVSAKQHNITITDQVCI; encoded by the coding sequence ATGAAAAAAACAGATACATTTTCACATTATCGTGAAGGAAAATCACAAATGCAGCGCTTTTTAGCAGAATTAGATCCTGGCAATCTTGAATTACACGATTTCGATTTGTTTGATTGGCTATTATTTGCAAACAATTTTGCGAAGCGTGTAAAATATTTTGATAAAGATGATAATACAACACCAAAAGGAAACTGGGGAAACTTTTTCTTGGGTGATGATGATACTGATACTATACCACGTAGAGAGAGTGTTGAGTATAAAAGTATGAAAAAACAGGTTGCAGACCTTATTTCCCAGTTTGAACAAGACAGTAATTTAACGCCTCACCTCACTTTATTTGTTTGTTTTTTAAAATTATTGGATTTCTCAAAAAAAGCCTTCAATAATTTAACAAAAAGACATCTGGATTTCTATTATAACGAAATTCTTCAGATTGAAAAAAATGATGCCAAAGAAGACAAAGTCTATGTGATTTTTGAATTGGCCAAAAAAGCAATTCAGGAAAGAATACCAAGCGGTACATTGCTGGATGGTGATAAAGATGCGAACGGAAAAAAACGTATTTACAAAACAGGCGAAGAGCTTATCGCCAATCAGGCAAAAGTAGTCGAGCTCAAAAGTTTCTTAAACGACGTTGAAAAAGGAGAACTGAAAATGGCTCCGGTTGCCGACACAGCCGATGGTCTGGGTGATAAATTGCCGGAAGACAGCAACTATTGGTGGCCGTTTGGATATAATTCTGATGAAACAATTTCAGGTAAGTCTATTTATAAAGAGCTTCCAACAGCTAAACTGGGCTTTTCGGTGGCATCTTCATTATTTGAATTGAACGAAGGTGAACGAACAGTAACGCTTACCATAGACTTTAATAAAAATTCAGCACAGAAATTTCAGGGTTTATCAGCCGGAGATATTGAAAACAATATTAAAGTCCTGTGCAGCGGAGAAAAAGAATGGCTCTCCGGAATGCCCTTACGATGTATAAGAAAAAGCGCAGACCAGCTGGTGCTTTCTTTTACATTAACGAAAGAGGCTCCTGCCGTGGTAAAATACAATCAGGATGTTTTGTTACAAACTTTTCAGACGGATTTCCCTGTGGTAAGATTCATGATCGAAGGACCACAGTATTACGATATTTACGAAGCTCTTGCGGAAAAGTCGGTGAAAAATGTAGAAGTAGCTGTAGATGTAAAAGGTGTAAGATCTCTTCAGATCGAAAACGACAGCAGCTCACTAAATGCTGAAAAACCGTATTATCCGTTCACCGCACAACCGGTTAAAGGATCTAATTTTTACATCAAATATCCTGAAATGTTTTCCAAAAAATGGGAAAATGCAGCGATCATCATCAACTGGAAAAATACACCGGATTCAATAACCAATTTATACAGGGGGTATGTAATTCAGCCGAATCAAAACATCAGTGTAAAACAATTTGAATCGTTGGAAGGCCCGTCGGTTGTTCGTTCAGATGCTTATTTCACCGCAGATACAGCAATATTGGAAAAAGAGGTGTGGCGCGAGAAAGGCAATAATATTGAACTGTTCAGAAAAATGGAAAACGGTTATCAAACACAATTTTCCATTCTAAACACCAGTACGGATCCCGGAACGAGCGAGGCAATCAGATTGACGCTCAACCAGTCGGCATTACAGGATGTGTACCCTAAATTATACACATTGGCATTATCCAGCGATCCCGGTAAAAATAAACTTGTTCCGAACGAACCATATATTCCTTTCGCGGAAGATATCGAACTGAGCTACAGTGCACGAGAAATTGCATATTCTTATTTAGATAAAGATTCAAACGGAAAAGCTGCCAAAAGCAAAGGGGTACAGTTGTACCACGAAGACGTATTCGGGCAATATGAAAAAGAAACTGAAACGAAAAGCATTGTTCCCGTACATGAAAATGGAGGCGAATTGTACATTGGCCTCGAAGCGGTACCGCAAACTACCGTTTCCCTGCTGATCCAGATGCTGGAAGGAAGTGAAAACCCTTTAGTGGATACTTTCGATGAAAAAGAGTTCATCGAATGGCATATCCTGTCCGGCAATACATGGATCGACCTTTCACAAAGTATGCTGAAAAACGAAACGAGAAAGTTCTTGGAATCAGGTATTGTAAAGTTTAAAATTCCTAAAGATATCAATACCAGCCACACAAGATTCACCGATGGATTAGTCTGGATCAGGGCTAAATCAAGAAGGAGCTATGATGCCGTATGTAAAGTTCAGGGAATATATAGTCAGGCTGTTTTGGCAACATTCCAGAATCAGGATAATGATTTGTCCCACTTAAATAACGGATTAGAAGCGAATACCATCAAGAAGCTTATTACCAGAGTACCTCAGGTAAAATCGGTTAACCAGCCTTATAATTCATTCGATGGTAAATACAAGGAAGCAGATGCGGAGTTTTACAGACGTGTAAGTGAACGGCTGAGACATAAACACAGAGCAATTACGCAATGGGATTATGAAAGTTTAGTATTGCAGGAATTCCCGGAAGTTTTTAAGGTAAAATGCTTAAACCATACTTCTGAAACTTCATATATGGCTCCCGGCCATGTTACCCTGATGGTAGTACCGAACATTAAAAATAAAAATGCTTTTGATATCTACCAGCCAAGAGTGAGTAGAGCCAGTCTGAACAGAATTCAAAATTATGTAAATGAATTAAATACGATGCATGTTACTGCTCAGGTAATCAATCCTAATTATAAAGAAGCCAAAATAGAAGCAAGGGTTAAATTCTTCGAACAATACGATGAAACGTTCTATATCAGACAATTGGATGAAGATATTAAAAAATATATCTCTCCCTGGGCTTTTACAGACTCAAAGGACATTGATTTTAATGTAGAATTAAATGTCAATCAGTTGGTAAGCTACCTGGAGCAGCTGTACTATGTGGATTATATCGATGAGATCAAAATACTGGTGAATAATGTTTTGCAAAGACAATCTCTGATCGAAGTGGATCCGAAATCTATCCTGGTATCTGCTAAACAGCATAATATTACGATTACAGATCAGGTATGTATTTAA
- the vgrG gene encoding type VI secretion system tip protein VgrG — MNNSGYIQTARTSDLITFKVMSGGTELPGKYGVKSIVVEKEVNRIPYARIVILDGSVPEQDFKLSNEELLIPGKEIEITAGYHSEEETIFKGVVVKHNIKVRSGSSYLIIECKDKAVKMTLGRKSKYFYDSKDSDIIEELIGNSGATADVEATSNSHKELVQYQASDWDFMLTRAQANGKLCFVEDGTVKVAKPDFSGKEVETVVYGSSVHEFDGEIDARDQFNKITAKTWSYTDQELTEVEAQDPAINLNGNLSSGDLAKVFGIEDLQLKHGGNLTQNELQDWSDAKATFQQLAKTRGRVKFQGIPSVKPGVSLTLQGVGNRFNGKIYVTGVRHEIADGNWLVDAQFGLSPTWFSETYDISEMPGSGIIPSISGLHIGVVSQLESDPDGEDRILVQIPIINNEEEGIWARVATLDAGENRGSFFRPEIGDEVIIGFINDDPNDAVVLGMLNSSTKPAPLVASDENNEKGFVTRSEMKMIFNDDKISYTLETPKGKKVILDEDADIIKIEDEHSNIITLNKDGISIESGKDIKMKAKGDIKMEGTNINIKASAQLKAEGSSGSELKSGAVTVVKGSQVKIN; from the coding sequence ATGAACAATAGCGGATACATACAAACAGCAAGGACTTCCGATTTAATAACTTTTAAGGTGATGTCCGGAGGTACCGAATTGCCTGGTAAATACGGAGTTAAAAGCATTGTTGTAGAAAAAGAAGTCAACAGAATCCCTTATGCTCGTATCGTTATTTTAGATGGAAGCGTACCAGAACAGGATTTCAAGCTAAGTAATGAAGAACTGTTAATACCCGGAAAAGAAATCGAAATTACAGCAGGATATCACTCTGAAGAAGAAACCATTTTTAAAGGAGTTGTTGTAAAACATAATATAAAAGTCAGAAGTGGCTCTTCTTACCTGATTATCGAATGCAAAGATAAAGCTGTAAAAATGACTTTAGGAAGAAAAAGCAAATATTTCTACGACAGCAAAGACAGTGATATCATTGAAGAATTGATTGGTAACAGCGGTGCCACTGCCGATGTTGAAGCGACTTCAAATTCACATAAAGAATTGGTTCAGTATCAAGCTTCTGATTGGGATTTTATGTTAACCAGAGCACAGGCAAACGGTAAATTATGTTTTGTTGAAGATGGAACGGTGAAAGTAGCGAAACCTGATTTTAGTGGAAAAGAAGTGGAAACCGTTGTTTACGGATCTTCTGTACATGAGTTTGATGGTGAAATTGACGCAAGAGATCAATTCAACAAAATTACAGCTAAAACCTGGAGCTATACCGATCAGGAACTGACAGAAGTGGAAGCTCAGGATCCGGCTATTAACCTGAACGGAAATCTTTCATCCGGAGATTTAGCGAAAGTTTTCGGAATTGAAGATCTTCAGCTTAAACACGGCGGAAATCTTACTCAAAACGAACTACAAGATTGGAGTGATGCTAAAGCAACTTTCCAACAATTAGCAAAAACACGAGGAAGGGTAAAATTCCAGGGAATTCCATCAGTAAAACCGGGAGTTTCATTAACGCTCCAGGGAGTAGGGAACCGATTTAACGGGAAAATATACGTTACAGGTGTCCGTCATGAAATAGCCGATGGAAACTGGTTGGTAGATGCTCAGTTTGGGCTTTCTCCAACATGGTTTTCAGAAACTTATGATATAAGCGAAATGCCGGGCTCAGGAATTATTCCTTCCATAAGCGGATTGCATATCGGTGTTGTATCACAGTTAGAATCGGATCCGGATGGGGAAGACAGAATTTTAGTACAAATACCCATTATTAATAACGAAGAAGAGGGAATTTGGGCAAGAGTAGCCACTCTTGATGCCGGAGAAAACAGAGGATCATTTTTCAGACCGGAAATCGGGGATGAGGTCATTATCGGTTTTATTAATGATGATCCTAATGATGCAGTGGTACTGGGAATGCTGAACAGCAGCACAAAACCCGCTCCGCTTGTAGCTTCTGATGAGAACAACGAAAAAGGATTTGTTACCCGAAGCGAAATGAAAATGATCTTTAATGACGACAAAATCTCTTACACCCTTGAAACACCAAAAGGAAAAAAAGTGATCCTGGATGAAGATGCAGACATCATTAAAATAGAAGATGAACATTCCAATATAATTACGCTTAATAAAGACGGCATTAGTATAGAAAGTGGGAAAGACATCAAGATGAAAGCAAAAGGCGATATCAAGATGGAAGGAACTAATATCAATATCAAAGCAAGTGCTCAGTTAAAAGCAGAGGGAAGCTCAGGTTCTGAACTTAAATCAGGTGCGGTGACTGTTGTAAAAGGATCTCAGGTAAAAATCAATTAA
- a CDS encoding GPW/gp25 family protein, whose amino-acid sequence MKINTDFLGIGWSFPPEFNETEGKLAMTTDVEDINNSLIILLSTRPGERVMFPDYGCDLQEMLFKPLDLTLITQMKGIIERAILYHEPRINILSIDIDTQQELEGEVLIKIDYEVRNTNTRSNIVFPFYKEEATEIY is encoded by the coding sequence ATGAAAATAAATACAGATTTTTTAGGAATAGGCTGGAGCTTTCCGCCTGAGTTTAATGAAACTGAAGGAAAACTGGCAATGACCACCGATGTGGAAGACATCAATAATAGCCTTATTATTTTATTGTCAACACGTCCTGGGGAACGGGTAATGTTTCCGGACTATGGATGTGATTTGCAGGAAATGCTCTTTAAGCCGTTAGATTTAACGCTTATTACACAGATGAAAGGAATCATCGAACGTGCGATTTTATATCACGAACCTAGAATCAACATTTTAAGTATTGATATTGATACCCAGCAAGAACTTGAAGGCGAAGTGTTGATAAAAATTGACTACGAAGTAAGAAATACGAATACAAGAAGCAATATTGTTTTTCCTTTTTATAAAGAGGAAGCTACTGAAATTTACTGA
- a CDS encoding phage tail protein, producing the protein MSTYPLVKFAFEVDWGGTKVGFQEVSGLNAEAALIEYRHGASPDFSKIKMPGLKTYSNLTLKRGTFKGDNEFFEWFQTIQLNTVERRSITISLLDENGEPAVTWKVKNAFVLKVNSTDLKAEGNEVAIETLEIAHEGLTIENN; encoded by the coding sequence ATGAGTACATATCCATTAGTAAAGTTTGCCTTTGAAGTAGATTGGGGCGGAACAAAAGTAGGATTCCAGGAAGTATCGGGATTAAATGCGGAAGCTGCTTTGATTGAATACAGACACGGAGCAAGTCCTGATTTCAGCAAGATTAAAATGCCGGGATTGAAAACTTACAGCAACCTTACGTTAAAGAGAGGGACTTTCAAAGGAGATAATGAATTTTTTGAATGGTTTCAGACGATTCAGCTCAATACAGTAGAGAGAAGATCCATTACAATTTCTCTTTTGGATGAGAATGGAGAGCCTGCAGTAACCTGGAAAGTAAAAAATGCATTCGTTCTTAAAGTGAATTCAACAGATCTGAAAGCAGAAGGAAATGAAGTTGCCATTGAGACACTGGAAATTGCACACGAAGGATTAACTATCGAAAATAACTAA
- a CDS encoding PAAR domain-containing protein — translation MKPAARITDMHTCPMVTGNVPHVGGPIIPAGEPTVLIGGKPAARVGDKAVCTGPIDTIASGSSSVLIGGKPAARMGDSTAHGGVISAGETTVLIGG, via the coding sequence ATGAAACCGGCAGCAAGAATTACAGATATGCATACCTGTCCTATGGTGACAGGAAATGTTCCGCATGTAGGCGGACCCATTATCCCTGCAGGAGAACCTACCGTGCTTATCGGTGGAAAACCCGCAGCCAGAGTAGGAGATAAAGCAGTGTGTACAGGTCCCATAGATACTATTGCATCAGGTTCTTCAAGTGTTTTGATAGGCGGAAAACCTGCCGCAAGAATGGGGGATTCCACTGCTCATGGAGGCGTAATAAGCGCAGGTGAAACTACTGTTTTAATAGGCGGATAA
- a CDS encoding DUF5908 family protein translates to MPIEIKELHIKINVDEKAAATTNATSVDEAKIMRAISESVEQMSNIEKRKKER, encoded by the coding sequence ATGCCAATAGAAATAAAAGAGCTTCACATTAAAATAAATGTGGATGAAAAAGCAGCAGCAACAACAAATGCAACATCAGTTGATGAAGCAAAAATTATGCGGGCAATTAGTGAAAGTGTAGAACAAATGTCAAATATTGAAAAACGTAAAAAAGAAAGATAA
- a CDS encoding CIS tube protein, with the protein MGGEIMKVKIDSYEDSSYKKIKTRGAFKALINPTGFSFTRKNDFNKEQASGASDGEQKFDKTSAPSLQLEFLFDGTGVVKDNPGNKLINKIKEGLGKKDPFSKTSVTQQLYDFYEATGQYDGTIHKPYNVIIIWGKFEFKGILNEFTIDYKLFNNDGTPLRAIGKANFGGSISKELAAKIAKTTSPDLTHKRTVQDGDTLPLMTERIYGDSKYYLEVAKINGLINFRQLKPGSELYFPPIEKTS; encoded by the coding sequence ATGGGAGGAGAAATTATGAAAGTAAAAATAGATTCTTACGAGGATTCTAGTTATAAAAAAATAAAAACCAGAGGGGCTTTTAAAGCCCTTATTAATCCAACTGGGTTTTCTTTTACACGTAAAAACGATTTTAATAAGGAACAGGCAAGCGGAGCAAGTGATGGTGAACAAAAATTTGATAAGACTTCCGCTCCGTCTTTACAATTGGAATTTTTATTCGACGGTACAGGAGTAGTAAAAGATAACCCTGGTAATAAGCTTATAAATAAGATAAAAGAAGGTTTAGGAAAAAAAGATCCTTTCAGTAAAACATCTGTTACCCAGCAGTTGTATGACTTCTATGAAGCAACTGGACAATATGATGGTACAATTCATAAACCGTATAATGTCATCATTATTTGGGGAAAATTTGAATTTAAGGGAATCCTTAACGAATTTACAATAGATTATAAATTATTTAATAATGATGGGACTCCTTTAAGAGCTATCGGAAAAGCAAATTTCGGCGGATCAATTAGTAAAGAACTTGCCGCAAAAATTGCAAAAACAACTTCTCCAGACCTTACCCATAAAAGAACTGTACAAGACGGAGATACACTTCCTCTAATGACCGAAAGAATTTACGGAGATTCTAAATACTATCTGGAAGTCGCTAAAATAAATGGCCTTATCAATTTCAGACAGTTAAAACCCGGGAGCGAGCTCTACTTTCCACCTATAGAAAAAACATCATAA
- a CDS encoding phage tail protein, producing the protein MSTYPLVKFAFEVDWGGTKVGFQEVSGLNAEAALIEYRHGASPDFSKIKMPGLKTYSNLTLKRGTFKGDNEFFEWFQTIQLNTVERRSITISLLDENGEPAVTWKVKNAFVLKVNSTDLKAEGNEVAIETLEIAHEGLTIENN; encoded by the coding sequence ATGAGTACATATCCATTAGTAAAGTTTGCCTTTGAAGTAGATTGGGGCGGAACAAAAGTAGGATTTCAGGAAGTGAGTGGATTAAATGCCGAAGCTGCTTTAATTGAATACAGACACGGAGCAAGCCCTGATTTCAGCAAGATTAAAATGCCGGGATTGAAAACTTACAGCAACCTTACATTGAAGAGAGGGACTTTCAAAGGAGATAACGAATTTTTTGAATGGTTCCAGACAATTCAATTGAATACGGTAGAAAGAAGATCCATTACAATCTCTCTTTTGGATGAGAATGGAGAGCCTGCAGTAACCTGGAAAGTAAAAAATGCATTCGTTCTTAAAGTGAATTCAACAGATCTGAAAGCAGAAGGTAATGAAGTTGCAATTGAAACACTGGAAATTGCACACGAAGGATTAACTATCGAAAATAACTAA